The genomic segment GGCCGCGTCGTGGAAGATCAGTCCCAGCGTGTAGCGCTGGCCGGAGCGGACCGCGGACACACCGTGGCGTACCGGGGCCGCCGACCATCCTCGCGTCGATCGCACTGGCCGTTCTCGGGTCGTGAACACGTAGCCGTGTCCATGCGGCAACGTCGTGGCTGTCCCTCGTGATTGGGCGCGGGCCCGTTGCTCGACGAGCAGGAACTCGCCTCCGGTGTGCGCGACGCCCGGCTCGTTGAGATTGATGACGACCTGCAGCGGAAAGATGAGTTCTCCGTAGAGGTCTCGGTGCAGCGCATTCCAATCGCCTGGGCCGTACTTGAGCATCAGCGCCGTGGGCTTGGTTTGACCGGCGCGATGGCAGGTGTCCAGCCATTCGTCGAGAGTGTCGGGCCACGGAGCGTGGCGCCCGAGCTTTGTCCACCAGTCTCGGGCGATCGGCAACAGCCTCGGGTATAGCGCCTGCTTGAGATCTTCGATCGGGCGTGGGTAGGGCTGTTTGAAATAGCGATACTCGCCTTGCCCGTAGCGGTGTCGGCCCATATCGACGATTGCGCGAAAAAGACTGTCGTCAGAAAACAAATCGATGACCGCGGCGCACTCGGCAGGAGTGATCAGCTCTGGGAGCAGTGCGCCGCCGACATCGTTCATGTCGGCGGCGACCGCGTCCCAATCCGCGGCATCGACGCGCTTGCGCCAGGTCGACACCATCAGAACAGCTTGCCAGCCACCGCGGGTGCCGGCGCCTCCAACTCCAACAAGAATCGTTTGCGCTTCAATCCGCCCGCGTAACCGGTTAGCGCGCCATCCTTTCCGACGACCCGATGACACGGAACGATGATGCTCAGTGGATTGCGCCCGACCGCTTGGCCCACTTGGTACGCGGTGGTGGCGCCGGCCAGTTCCGCGGCCAGCTCGCCGTATGTCTTCGTCTGGCCGTAGCCGATACCGACAAGCCGATCCCAGATTCGGCGCCGAAGCGGGTCGCCCACCAACGCAATTGGAAGGTCGAATCTAGTGCGCTCTCCGCAGAGATACTCGTTCAGCTGCTCGGCGGTGCGACGGAACAGGTCGTCGGCAGCCGGTTCGACATGCTCGCCGAGTGCATGCGCGGTCGGCCGGCGCCAATGATGCCGGAAATACACACCCGTCAAGGCGTCGTCGTCAGCGACCAAGGTCAACTCGCCCAAAGGGCTATCGCTCACCGCGTGTCGTGCTGTCATCGTTGAACCTCCTTTACCTGTAGACGATGACCAGTCCGGAAGCGTGAGATGGGGTACGAATTGAGGTCTCACATTTCACGATCCGCCGACGTCTTCACATCAGGAGCAAGAGGAGATCGCGTGATCAGTCATACCCCTCGGTGACAACGGTGAAGACCGACCAACAGGTGAAGATGCCGTTCGAGGCCGTCGTGGCACGGCACGGCGCTACGGTGTTGCGGGTGGTGCGCGCCGTGGTCGGCCACAGCGACGCCGACGACGCTTGGTCGGACACCTTCCTGGCCGCCTTGAAGGCCTACCCGCAACTGCCGGCCGACGCCAATGTCGAAGCGTGGCTGGTCACCATTGCTCACCGCAAAGCCATCGACATCACTCGCGCGGCGGCCCGGCGGGCCATCCCGGTCGCCGATACCCCCGACTCCCCCGCCGGGCAACGAGCCGATGGCCACGATCTTGACCTCGACGCGGCCGTCAGTGCGCTGCCGCCCAAGCAACGTCAGGCCGTGGCCTACCACTACCTGGCAGGCCTGCCCTACGCCGAGATCGCAACGATCCTCGACAGCAGCGTTAACGCCGCCCGCCGAGCCGCAGCGGATGGCATCGCCACCCTGCGGCGCACCTATCCCTTCATCGACTCCCGTAATCGACCCCGCAAGGAATGAACATGACCTCGACTGATCTCGCCGACCTCTACCCCGTCGATGCGGATCATCTGCAGCGCCTGCACACCCGTCTAGAACGGGATGCCCAGGCCGGCGATCTGCTCGACATCGCCTATCGCACAGTGGATTCCGCCGTCGGTCCGCTGCTGCTGGCCGCCACCCCGCTCGGACTGGTCAGGGTGGCGTTCGCGAACGAGGACCGAGACGGCGTGCTACTGACGCTGTCGAAGCGGATCAGCCCGCGGATGCTCGAGGCGCCGACGCGGCTGGACCCGATCGTGCGACAGCTCGACGAGTACTTCGACGGCCGCCGGCACACCTTCGACGTCCCGTTGGATTGGTCACTCTCGCAAGGGTTTCGGCGCACAGTGCTAGAGCACCTCAATACCGACGTCGGCTACGGCGTCACGGCCAGCTACGCCGCGCTAGCGCGACTCGCCGGCTCCCCCAAGGCGGTGCGCGCGGCGGGAACCGCGTGCGCGACCAACCCGATCCCGATCGTGGTGCCGTGTCATCGGGTGATCCGATCCGACGGAGCCGTGGGCGCCTACCGGGGCGGACCCGTCGCCAAACGGATGCTGCTCGACCTTGAGCGGGAGGGATGACGGCGGCCGGGCCGGCTGCGCGAGGCGGGCGTGCCCGTCCACTTGGAAATCGCCCCCGGCGCGTTTCACGCGTTCGACAACATCGTGGAAAAGGCGCCGATCTCGGCGAAATTCTTCGCCAGCGAGCGCGATCATCTCTGGGCCGCTTTGAGGTCTCCCGCGGAGGACCAGCCGGGGTGAGACCCGCCTCTAAACGAGCTAGTTGACTGCAAAATGTGCAGAACGTGCAACTATGGGGGGATGGCCAACCCGATGGGACTGCGAGAGCGGCGTCGGCGCGAGACCAGCGCAGACATCCGCGACGCCGCGGTGCGACTGGCCCTCGAGCGTGGCTTCGACAAGGTGACCATCGAGGAAATCTGCGCCGAAGCCGGAATCTCGACGCGCACGTTCTTCAACTACTTCCCCAACAAAGAGTCCGCCATCGCCTACGGCCCATCGGACATTCCTGCCGAGCTGGTCGCGGATTTCGTCGCGGCCGGACCCGCGCCCTACTCGGTGGTGCTGGCAGAGCTGATCACCCTGGCAGCGCACCACCTGCGCGACGTCCCACCCCTTCGCGAGCAGGCCGCCCATATGCTCGAGCTCGCCAAAACCTCCCCCGCGGTGTTGGCCGCGTTCCTCGCGGACCTGGAGCGTTTTCAGCTTCAGCTGACCGACATCATCGTGCGCCGCCAGGGTATGAAGCCGGACGACGAGATGGCCGCGCTGATTTCCGCGCTGGCCCTCACCGCAGTGCGTTCCGGCCTCGAAAAGTGGGCAAGTAGCGATCCGGTGGATCCCGACGACACGCCGATGCCGTATGTCGAGCGGGCCGCCGCCCTTGTGAACAGCATCTTTACAAAGTGATCTGAAACACCGAAGACAAATCTTGCATGATGTGCAAGATATGCAGATCATGTAGTATGCGCTGGTGGCGGTGTTCGGGGACGCTTCCGCAAAGCACGGCAGGCGTCGGGCTCGGAAAGGGCCGCCGGCGCGCGCCGACAGCCTCATCCGCACGGAACGACGGGCGCGCACGTCGCGGCAAGGGCCGATAATCCGATGCTGAGTCATGCGGTTCGTGTGCACGAGCGCCCGCGTGTTATGCGGGCGGTGGCCATGGTGACGAGAAAAGGACTCACGTAGTTGCTGCTAGCGAAGATTGTGCGGAACGCATGGCTGCCGCTCTTGATCGTGGCGGTGGTGGTGGTCGGCGGCTTTGCCGTGGTGCGGGTCAAGTCTTTCTTCGGCCTCCACGACACCGGCGTCTTGACTAGTCCGCGACTCGACGACTCCAAGCCGTTCAAGCCCAAGGTCGTCAAGTACGAGGTCTTCGGCTCGGCGAGCCACGCCAACGTGAACTACTTGGATTTGTCCGCCGACCCGACACGGGTCGACGGCGCGCCGTTGCCATGGACACTCGTCCTCACCACGACTGCCCCGTCGGTCTTCCCGAACCTCTCGGCGCAAAGCGACGGCGACTACCTCGGTTGCCGAATCACCATCGATGACGAAGTCAAGGACGAGAAGATAACCACCGGCGTGCACGCCCTGACCTTCTGCCTGGTGAAATCCGCATGAGTACAACGTTCAACGACGCCCGCACCGACGCGCTCCCGACGGCGGCAGAGCCGGTGCGGGAAAAGATCCCGCGTTTCATCCGGAAATTCGCCATCGTCATCATCCTCGGCTGGATCGGGCTCATCGCGGTGCTCAGCACCATCGTCCCCGACCTGGACACCGTCGGGAAGATGCGCTCGGTCTCGATGGCCCCCGACGATGCGCAATCGGTGGTCGCGACGAAACGCATGGGCGCGGTGTTCAACGAATACAAGTCCAACAGTTCGATCATGATCGTTCTCGAGGGCCAAAAGCCGCTCGGCGCCGATGCTCACGCCTACTACGACACGATCGTCAAAAAGCTCGACGCCGACACCAAATACGTTGAGCACGTTCAGGACATGTGGAGCGACCCGCTGACCGGCGCAGGCGCGCAGAGCAATGACGGCAAGGCCGCCTACGTTCAGGTCTATCTCGCCGGTAATCAAGGCGAAGCGTTGGCCAACGACTCCGTCGAGTCCGTCCAAGACATCGTCAAAAGTGTGCCCCCGCCCAACGGGGTGAAGGCCTACGTTACCGGGCCCGCCGCGCTCTCAGCCGATCAGCACATGGCCGGTGACCGCAGCGTGCAACTCATCACGATGTGCACGTTCACCGTGATCATCGCGATGCTGTTATTGGTCTATCGGTCGATAGTTACGCTGTTGCTGACGCTGGTGATGGTGGTGTTGGAGCTGTCGGCCGCGCGCGGAATGGTCGCCTTCTTGGGCTATTACAACATCATTGGGCTCTCCACCTTCGCCACCAACCTGTTGGTCACGTTGGCGATCGCGGCCGCCACTGACTATGCGATCTTTTTGATCGGCCGCTATCAGGAGGCCCGGGGCAAAGGCAACTCCCGCGAAGATGCTTACTACGACATGTTCCACGGCACCGCGCATGTGGTGGCGGGATCCGGCTTGACCATTGCCGGCGCCACGTTCTGCCTGCACTTCACCAACCTGCCCTATTTCCAAACGTTGGGTATCCCGCTGGCGATCGGCATGGTGGTCGTGGTGGCAGCGGCACTGACGCTCGGACCTGCCGTCGTCGCCGTGGCAACACGTTTCGGCAAGACACTGGAGCCCAAGCGCACGCAGCGTATTCGCATGTGGCGCAAGGTCGGCGCCGTCGTGGTGAGGTGGCCCGGGCCGATCCTGGTCATGACGATCGGGGTCGCGCTGGTCGGCTTGCTGACGCTGCCGGGATACCGCACCAATTACAACGACCGCAACTATTTGCCTGCCGACCTGCCCGCGAACGAGGGTTACGAAGCCGCGGACCGGCACTTCTCGCACGCGCGGATGAACCCCGAAGTGCTGATGATCGAAAGTGATCACGATCTGCGGAATTCCGCGGACTTCCTGGTCATCGACAAGATCGCCAAGGCGATCTTCCGGGTGCCGGGAATCGGCCGCGTGCAGTCGATTACCAGGCCGGAGGGCACGCCGATCGAGCACACCTCGATCCCGTTCCAGATCAGCATGCAGGGCGTCAGCCAGCAGATGAACCAGAAGTATCAAGAAGACCAGATGGCCGACATGCTCAAGCAGGCCGACATGATGCAGACGACGATCGACAGCATGGAGAAGATGTCGAGCATCACCGTGCAGATGTCCAACGACATGCATCAAATGGTCAAAAAGATGCACGACATGACCATCGACATCAACGAATTACGCAACCACATGGCGGATTTCGAGGACTTCTTCCGCCCGGTCCGCAGCTACCTCTACTGGGAGAAGCACTGCTTCGACATCCCGATCTGCTGGTCGCTTCGCTCGGTCTTCGACGGCCTCGACGGCATCGACACGATGACCGACGACATCGAAAGCCTGTTGCCCATCATGGATCATCTCGACACCCTGATGCCCCAGATGGTGGCGCTGATGCCTTCCATGATCGAAAACATGAAGGCCATGAAAACCACGATGCTGACCATGTATTCGACGCAAAAGGGTCTGCAGGATCAGCAAAACGAGGCCCAGAAGAACTCGAACGCCATGGGTAAGGCGTTCGACGCGTCCAAGAACGACGACTCGTTCTACCTGCCGCCGGACGTCTTCAACAACGCCGAGTTCAAAAAGGGCATGAAGAACTTCATCTCCCCCGACGGCCACGCCGTGCGTTTCATCATCAGCCACGACGGCGATCCGATGTCTCAAGAAGGCATTTCGCACATCGCGGCCATCAAGAAGGCTGCCTACGAAGCACTCAAGGGCACGCCGCTGGAGGGCTCCAAGATCTACCTCGCGGGCACCGCGGCAATATACAAAGACCTCAGTGACGGCAACACCTATGACCTGCTGATCGCTGGAATTGCTTCGCTCTGCCTGATTTTCATCATCATGTTGATCATCACCCGAGGCGTGGTGGCCTCAGCGGTCATCGTGGGAACCGTGTTGCTCTCGCTGGGTGCGTCGTTCGGGCTGTCGGTGCTGATCTGGCAGCACATCATCGGCATTGAGCTGCACTGGATGGTGCTCGCGATGTCGGTGATCATCCTGCTTGCCGTGGGCGCTGACTACAACCTGCTGCTGGTCGCGCGGTTCAAGGAAGAGATCCGCGCCGGCTTGAACACCGGAATCATCCGATCGATGGGCGGTACCGGTTCGGTCGTCACCTCGGCGGGTTTGGTCTTTGCCTTCACGATGATCACCATGGCGGTCAGCGAGCTGACCGTCATCGGCCAAGTGGGTACCACCATCGGTCTGGGCTTGCTCTTCGACACGCTGATCGTGCGGTCGCTGATGACGCCATCGATTGCCGCGCTGTTGGGCAAGTGGTTCTGGTGGCCGCAACGAGTTCGGCAACGCCCGCTCCCCTCGCCATGGCCTGATCCAAATGGCAAGGCCGCCGCGGAACCCGAATCGGTAACTGCCGCTACGTAACCCACTCCGGTTGTGAATCGGTCTCCACGGCGGAAAAGTCTTTGTGACCCAAGCCGGCGGTGGTGCCGCCGTCGACCACGAACTCCGAACCCGTGGAATAGCTGGACTCGTCGCTGGCCAGATAGACCACCAGGCTGGAGACCTCCTTGGGGTCGGCAGCCCGGCCGAGCGCGGTCTGGAAGAGGTCCTCGGGAACCCACTCGGTCATCGGGGTCTTGATCAGGCCGGGATGGATTGAGTTCACCCGGATTCCACTGGGTCCAAGCTCCAGCGCCGCCGACTTTGTCAAACCCCGGACAGCGAATTTTGTTGCCGTGTAACCGTGGCAGGCGATCGTGCCGGCAATACCTTCGATCGAAGAGATGTTGATGATCGAGCCTCGTCCGGCTTCCTTCATCGGTTTCACCACGGCGCGGATGCCGAGAAACACACCGGTCAAATTGATGTCGAGGATCCGCTGCCATTCCGTGAGCGCGTAGT from the Mycobacterium lentiflavum genome contains:
- a CDS encoding 2OG-Fe(II) oxygenase, with the translated sequence MVSTWRKRVDAADWDAVAADMNDVGGALLPELITPAECAAVIDLFSDDSLFRAIVDMGRHRYGQGEYRYFKQPYPRPIEDLKQALYPRLLPIARDWWTKLGRHAPWPDTLDEWLDTCHRAGQTKPTALMLKYGPGDWNALHRDLYGELIFPLQVVINLNEPGVAHTGGEFLLVEQRARAQSRGTATTLPHGHGYVFTTRERPVRSTRGWSAAPVRHGVSAVRSGQRYTLGLIFHDAA
- a CDS encoding methylated-DNA--[protein]-cysteine S-methyltransferase; amino-acid sequence: MTARHAVSDSPLGELTLVADDDALTGVYFRHHWRRPTAHALGEHVEPAADDLFRRTAEQLNEYLCGERTRFDLPIALVGDPLRRRIWDRLVGIGYGQTKTYGELAAELAGATTAYQVGQAVGRNPLSIIVPCHRVVGKDGALTGYAGGLKRKRFLLELEAPAPAVAGKLF
- a CDS encoding RNA polymerase sigma factor, with the translated sequence MPFEAVVARHGATVLRVVRAVVGHSDADDAWSDTFLAALKAYPQLPADANVEAWLVTIAHRKAIDITRAAARRAIPVADTPDSPAGQRADGHDLDLDAAVSALPPKQRQAVAYHYLAGLPYAEIATILDSSVNAARRAAADGIATLRRTYPFIDSRNRPRKE
- a CDS encoding methylated-DNA--[protein]-cysteine S-methyltransferase, whose translation is MTSTDLADLYPVDADHLQRLHTRLERDAQAGDLLDIAYRTVDSAVGPLLLAATPLGLVRVAFANEDRDGVLLTLSKRISPRMLEAPTRLDPIVRQLDEYFDGRRHTFDVPLDWSLSQGFRRTVLEHLNTDVGYGVTASYAALARLAGSPKAVRAAGTACATNPIPIVVPCHRVIRSDGAVGAYRGGPVAKRMLLDLEREG
- a CDS encoding TetR family transcriptional regulator translates to MANPMGLRERRRRETSADIRDAAVRLALERGFDKVTIEEICAEAGISTRTFFNYFPNKESAIAYGPSDIPAELVADFVAAGPAPYSVVLAELITLAAHHLRDVPPLREQAAHMLELAKTSPAVLAAFLADLERFQLQLTDIIVRRQGMKPDDEMAALISALALTAVRSGLEKWASSDPVDPDDTPMPYVERAAALVNSIFTK
- a CDS encoding MmpS family transport accessory protein, which gives rise to MRNAWLPLLIVAVVVVGGFAVVRVKSFFGLHDTGVLTSPRLDDSKPFKPKVVKYEVFGSASHANVNYLDLSADPTRVDGAPLPWTLVLTTTAPSVFPNLSAQSDGDYLGCRITIDDEVKDEKITTGVHALTFCLVKSA
- a CDS encoding RND family transporter, with the protein product MSTTFNDARTDALPTAAEPVREKIPRFIRKFAIVIILGWIGLIAVLSTIVPDLDTVGKMRSVSMAPDDAQSVVATKRMGAVFNEYKSNSSIMIVLEGQKPLGADAHAYYDTIVKKLDADTKYVEHVQDMWSDPLTGAGAQSNDGKAAYVQVYLAGNQGEALANDSVESVQDIVKSVPPPNGVKAYVTGPAALSADQHMAGDRSVQLITMCTFTVIIAMLLLVYRSIVTLLLTLVMVVLELSAARGMVAFLGYYNIIGLSTFATNLLVTLAIAAATDYAIFLIGRYQEARGKGNSREDAYYDMFHGTAHVVAGSGLTIAGATFCLHFTNLPYFQTLGIPLAIGMVVVVAAALTLGPAVVAVATRFGKTLEPKRTQRIRMWRKVGAVVVRWPGPILVMTIGVALVGLLTLPGYRTNYNDRNYLPADLPANEGYEAADRHFSHARMNPEVLMIESDHDLRNSADFLVIDKIAKAIFRVPGIGRVQSITRPEGTPIEHTSIPFQISMQGVSQQMNQKYQEDQMADMLKQADMMQTTIDSMEKMSSITVQMSNDMHQMVKKMHDMTIDINELRNHMADFEDFFRPVRSYLYWEKHCFDIPICWSLRSVFDGLDGIDTMTDDIESLLPIMDHLDTLMPQMVALMPSMIENMKAMKTTMLTMYSTQKGLQDQQNEAQKNSNAMGKAFDASKNDDSFYLPPDVFNNAEFKKGMKNFISPDGHAVRFIISHDGDPMSQEGISHIAAIKKAAYEALKGTPLEGSKIYLAGTAAIYKDLSDGNTYDLLIAGIASLCLIFIIMLIITRGVVASAVIVGTVLLSLGASFGLSVLIWQHIIGIELHWMVLAMSVIILLAVGADYNLLLVARFKEEIRAGLNTGIIRSMGGTGSVVTSAGLVFAFTMITMAVSELTVIGQVGTTIGLGLLFDTLIVRSLMTPSIAALLGKWFWWPQRVRQRPLPSPWPDPNGKAAAEPESVTAAT
- a CDS encoding SDR family oxidoreductase is translated as MAERLAGKVALISGGARGMGASHVRMLVDEGAKVVFGDILDDEGKAVAAEVGDSARYLHLDVTKPDDWDAAVATALHEFGSVDVLVNNAGIINIGTLEDYALTEWQRILDINLTGVFLGIRAVVKPMKEAGRGSIINISSIEGIAGTIACHGYTATKFAVRGLTKSAALELGPSGIRVNSIHPGLIKTPMTEWVPEDLFQTALGRAADPKEVSSLVVYLASDESSYSTGSEFVVDGGTTAGLGHKDFSAVETDSQPEWVT